The segment GTCGGCCGGACGATCGGCTAACATCTTCGTCGGTTGGGTTCTCGATTGCTTCCTCGACCTCTTCTTTCGTCACATCGTGCTCGGCACAGTGCTGCACGTTGCCGTCGAGGTCGTCGTCGAGATCCCAAAGGATTGAGATTGAGTGGAATGCCATGGTCGGGCTCTCGCTTCCAGGGAATTATAATACAACAGACGTGGACTTGCCAGTCGTTGTCGCATTCGGCATCCTTCCCGTTTCACTACTCACCCGCATCTGACGCTTTCGTAATCTCATCGGCGAGCGACGTGCCCGTCACCCCAGGCTCCGCCTTGACCCAGCGGCACTCGCTTAAGCTGCGAAACCACGTGAGCTGCCGCTTGGCGAATTGGCGCGTGCGGGTTTTCACCAGTTCGATCGTATCGATAAGCGGCCGGCGGCCGTCGAGATGTTCGAGCACCTCGCGATAGCCCAGCGCCTGGTGGGCCGTGCGGCTCAGTCGCTTGTCCGAGGCCAGCAAGCCGCGGACTTCATCGACCAGGCCCGCGGCGAACATCGCCTCGACGCGAGCGTCGATCCGGCGATAAAGCTCGTCACGCGGCCAGTCGAGCACGAACACACGGCACGCGCTCGCCGGACGCGCGCGGTCGAACTGCTGCTGCCAATCGCTGATCGGGCGGCCGGTCTTCTCCCACACCTCCAAGGCGCGAACCACGCGTCGCACATCACGGGCGTGCAACCGCTGGGCGGCCACGGGATCGACCTCGACCAGCCGAGCGTGCAGCCAGTCGGTGCCGTGCTGCTCGGCTTCGGCCAACAAGCGGCGGCGGAACTCCCAATCGGCCGGCGGCCCCACGAAGATGCCGCGCAACAACGCTTTGAGATAGAGCGGCGTGCCGCCCACGAACAGCACTTCACGTCCGCGGTCGCGCACCTCGGCCGCCAGCGTTTCGGCGGCGGAGACATACTCGGCCAAACTAAAATCCTGGTCGGGCTGGACGAGGTCGATCAGGTGGTGCGTCACTTGCCCGCGTTCGTCGGGCGAGGGCTTGGCCGTGCCGATGTCGAGGCCGCGATAGACGGCCATCGAATCGAGCGAGAAGATTTCGGCGTTCAGCCGCCGGGCCAGCTCCAAGCCGACGGCCGTCTTGCCGCTGGCGGTGGGGCCGGTCAGAAACCAGCAGTCGGCCAAAGGCGTGGGAGCCGAGATGGCGGGTTCGTGACGGGACTCGCTTTTCACTTGACGACTTCCCTTGACGGCGGGCGCTCGGCGCGAAGTAATAGAGGTTCTTTGATTCTCGCCGCAAATCCACCGAGGGAAAGGGCCGATCGTTGAGCGAACCACAGACCGTGCTGACCCGCCTGATGGCCACCATTGAAGACCGCCAGGCGAATCCCTCCGAAAAATCCTACACCAGCCAGCTCCTGACGGCCGGAGTGGCCAAGATCGGAGCCAAAATCACAGAAGAGGCCGCCGAGGTCGTCGAAGCGGCGGGCGAATCCGGCGACGCCGGCCGCGAGCACCTGGTGCGCGAAGCCGCCGACCTGGTCTATCATCTGCTCGTGATGCTGGCCCACTGTGGCAGCAGCCTGACCGCCGTCGAGGCTGAGCTGGCCCGCCGCTTTGGCATTTCGGGCCTGGAAGAAAAGGCCGGCCGCGCGTAGCTGCGCGCGAGGCGAAACGCCTATCGCCTCGCTCCTGACGCCTGAAACCCGACGCCGGCCAGCACGATATCGCCGCGCACGACACCCTCGATCGGCACCGCTTTTTCGTGGGCGGCCAGCATGCGGCCTTCGGGCATGCGCCATAGGGCCATTCGCGAGCGCGTCGAAAGCACCGAGCCTTGGCCCGTCCAATGCAGTCCGGCAAGCAGCGGGCCGGGCCGGACCGGGCCATGATAGACGATCAACGCCGCGGCCGAACGCAGCACGAAGGCGCAGTCGAGGGCTTCAACGTCGAGTTGCCCCAACTGCCGAGGAAGCCGGTCGCAGCCGACCGACAGCACGGAACTCGCACCGCGCACGGTCACGTGCGACAACGTTAGCGTCACTGCTTCGTCGGCTTCGGGAGGCCGGTCGAGTTCGACAAATGGGCCCGGTCCTGGGTGCAAGACGTTGTCGAGCCGGCAAGTCATGCTCTCCACAACGCGGCAGCCCACCGCCGTGGCAACGTGGTTGAACGTCGTATTACGGATCTCTAACTCGCCGGAGATGGAATCCGGGCCGCCAGGCTCGCGGTTCCAAGCGATGGCAAGGGGAAGGCTGCTCGATTCCGCGTTTCCGCCATCGAAGGTGCAGCCGTCAAAGGTCGTCTGTGCGCCGTGCAGCGTCAGCATCGCCCGGCCAGGCAAAAGCGGCTC is part of the Pirellulales bacterium genome and harbors:
- a CDS encoding phosphoribosyl-ATP diphosphatase; its protein translation is MSEPQTVLTRLMATIEDRQANPSEKSYTSQLLTAGVAKIGAKITEEAAEVVEAAGESGDAGREHLVREAADLVYHLLVMLAHCGSSLTAVEAELARRFGISGLEEKAGRA
- the miaA gene encoding tRNA (adenosine(37)-N6)-dimethylallyltransferase MiaA, with translation MKSESRHEPAISAPTPLADCWFLTGPTASGKTAVGLELARRLNAEIFSLDSMAVYRGLDIGTAKPSPDERGQVTHHLIDLVQPDQDFSLAEYVSAAETLAAEVRDRGREVLFVGGTPLYLKALLRGIFVGPPADWEFRRRLLAEAEQHGTDWLHARLVEVDPVAAQRLHARDVRRVVRALEVWEKTGRPISDWQQQFDRARPASACRVFVLDWPRDELYRRIDARVEAMFAAGLVDEVRGLLASDKRLSRTAHQALGYREVLEHLDGRRPLIDTIELVKTRTRQFAKRQLTWFRSLSECRWVKAEPGVTGTSLADEITKASDAGE